AGTGGACGGGGTCGGTGTGCTCGTCGCCCTGCAGCTTCCACGAGTCGTTCTTCTCCGAGTGCAGGATCCCGGTGCCCGCGCTCATCCGCTGGGCGAGGCCCGGATAGATCACTCCGGAGTGTCCGATGGAGTCCTGGTGTACCAGCGAACCCCGCAGCACCCAGGTCACGATCTCCATGTCCTTGTGGGGGTGGGTGTCGAAGCCCTGGCCCGGCTGGACGATGTCGTCGTTGTTGACCAGCAGCAACCCGTGATGGGTGTTGTCAGGGTCGTAATGGTGGCCGAACGAGAACGAGTGCTTCGAGTCCAGCCACGGGATGCGGGTCTTCAAACGATCACCCGCACGGTGGACGTCGATGTGGGGAGTGGTGAGAGCTGGCATGCGGTCCTCCTCGGTGACGAGCGCGGATGGGGCTTCTCCGGTGCATTCGAGGCGTTTCGCGCTGTCCAGACACAAGGGTACGAAGTGCGGCCCGTCGGCGCCGAATCAGCGGTGTCGGTTCGGTCTCGGAGTGTTCACGGACGAGTATCGGACCCGATCACCCGGGTCGGTCGCCCGACCCAGGTGATCGCTTGTCCAGCAACAGTATTGATGTCAGTCGAGGGTTTCGTGGGCGGCGGGGATCGAGCCCAGGCGACCGGCCTGGAAGTCCTCGAACGCCTGCATGACCTCGGCCTTGGTGTTCATGACGAACGGACCGGCCATCGCGACGGGTTCTCGGATGGGCTGCCCGCCGAGGATGAACACCTCGAACGACTCGGTGCGCGAGTCCTGGACGTCGGCGGCCGCGATCGTGATCGAATCGCCGCGACCGAGCACCGCGGTCTGGCCCGACGAGATCGGCCGGCGTTCCGCGCCGACGAAGCCCTCACCGGCGAGCACGTAGACCAGCGCGTTGAAGTCGCGGTTCCACGGCAGTGTCACGCTCGCCCCCGGCGCGACGGTCGTGTGCGACAGCGCGATCGGGGTGTAGGTGGATCCGGGTCCGTGGTGACCGCCGATCTCGCCGGCGATCACGCGGATCAGCGCGCCACCGTCCGGGCTCGACACCAGTGCGACCTTGCTGCCCGTGATGTCCTGGTAGCGCGGCGCGGCCATCTTGTTGCTCTTGGGCAGGTTGACCCACAGCTGGACG
This genomic stretch from Prescottella soli harbors:
- a CDS encoding pirin family protein, producing MPALTTPHIDVHRAGDRLKTRIPWLDSKHSFSFGHHYDPDNTHHGLLLVNNDDIVQPGQGFDTHPHKDMEIVTWVLRGSLVHQDSIGHSGVIYPGLAQRMSAGTGILHSEKNDSWKLQGDEHTDPVHFIQMWVVPDEAGITPGYEQLEIDAELLTGGLVPVASGMPQHRDHAAIRIKNKYASLHAARLQPGQPVRIPEAPFVHVFVAQGTAEMEGVGTLYEGDAVRASASGGQTVTTETGAEILVWEMHARLGG
- a CDS encoding pirin family protein, which translates into the protein MPAVTVDNILALPRLEAVNPSAVDRPVRGVVTAPVGYEGEGFPVRRAFAGIDLAHLDPFIHMDQMGEVDYAPGEPKGTPWHPHRGFETVTYMIDGIMEHQDSNGGGGIIGGGDTQWMTAGGGILHIEAPPEHLVMSGGLFHGVQLWVNLPKSNKMAAPRYQDITGSKVALVSSPDGGALIRVIAGEIGGHHGPGSTYTPIALSHTTVAPGASVTLPWNRDFNALVYVLAGEGFVGAERRPISSGQTAVLGRGDSITIAAADVQDSRTESFEVFILGGQPIREPVAMAGPFVMNTKAEVMQAFEDFQAGRLGSIPAAHETLD